A part of Capsicum annuum cultivar UCD-10X-F1 chromosome 6, UCD10Xv1.1, whole genome shotgun sequence genomic DNA contains:
- the LOC124899231 gene encoding putative late blight resistance protein homolog R1B-11 isoform X1: MLSLPCKISKGQRNIQRLVENVEQTEMKSLEEVMEIYLDNLISSSLVISFNDIGDDPTCQLHDLVHDFCLIKAKEEKLFEQQISSSDPSFSSSDLMPRMVNISYNKEQFGLNNFILFISKMKKHSCKSLCSLEITGDEMEDRLSDSCHLRDLRLLRVLILFHSFMMVKDSLLNEICMLNHLRFLRIGTEVKSLPSSFSNLWNLETLLVDNKLSTLVLLPRIWAIVKLRVLCTHACSFFDLDIDEPILIVEDLKLENLRICECCALMLSYSKETEDFFIRFPNLQRLVFDLKESWDYSPELYWFPNLDFLHELETLEVVFESSITNDNGPSAATNWTWDFHFPSNLKILSLLNFPLTSDSLSIIARLPNLEHLFLTRTIIKWGEWNMREEDTLENLKFLMLDNVTLAKWEFGEESFPMLEKLQLWGCHMLEEIPSNFGDIGSLKIIQLVESPQLENSEIKEYVEDIMGWDLEVLGPNNITLFK, from the coding sequence ATGCTTTCTCTACCTTGCAAGATATCCAAAGGACAGAGAAATATACAGAGGTTGGTTGAAAATGTTGAACAGACAGAGATGAAGAGTTTGGAAGAAGTGATGgaaatttatttggataatttaATTTCCAGTAGCTTGGTAATTTCTTTCAATGATATAGGTGATGACCCGACTTGCCAACTACATGATCTTGTGCATGACTTTTGTTTGATAAAAGCAAAAGAGGAAAAGTTGTTCGAGCAGCAGATAAGTTCAAGTGatccatctttttcttcttcagatttgATGCCACGCATGGTAAACATTTCTTATAATAAGGAGCAGTTTGGGCTTAACAATTTCATCCTgtttatttcaaaaatgaaaaagcaTTCTTGTAAGAGCCTCTGTTCTTTGGAGATAACCGGAGACGAGATGGAAGATCGTCTTTCTGACTCATGTCACCTAAGAGACTTGAGGCTTCTTAGAGTGTTGATCTTGTTTCACTCTtttatgatggtgaaagattCTTTGCTGAATGAAATATGCATGTTGAATCATTTGAGGTTCTTAAGAATTGGGACAGAAGTTAAATCTCTGCCTTCATCTTTCTCAAATCTCTGGAATCTAGAAACCCTCTTGGTTGATAACAAGTTATCAACCTTGGTACTATTACCGAGAATTTGGGCTATTGTAAAGTTGCGAGTGCTGTGCACTCATGCTTGTTCTTTCTTTGATTTGGATATAGATGAACCAATACTGATTGTAGAGGATTTAAAGTTAGAGAACTTGAGAATATGCGAGTGCTGTGCACTCATGCTTTCCTATTCGAAAGAAACAGAGGATTTTTTCATAAGGTTCCCCAATCTTCAAAGGCTTGTATTTGATCTcaaggaatcatgggattattCACCAGAGCTATATTGGTTTCCAAACTTGGATTTCCTTCATGAACTAGAAACCCTCGAAGTAGTGTTTGAAAGTTCAATCACAAATGACAATGGGCCCTCTGCAGCGACAAATTGGACATGGGATTTTCACTTTCCTTCCAATTTGAAAATATTGTCGTTGTTGAACTTTCCTCTGACATCCGATTCACTATCAATAATAGCGAGACTTCCCAACCTTGAACACTTGTTCCTTACGAGAACAATCATCAAATGGGGAGAATGGAACATGAGAGAGGAAGACACCTTGGAGAATCTCAAATTTTTGATGTTGGATAATGTGACTCTTGCTAAGTGGGAGTTTGGAGAGGAATCCTTTCCCATGCTTGAGAAATTACAACTGTGGGGATGTCATATGCTTGAGGAGATTCCGTCTAATTTTGGGGATATTGGTTCATTGAAAATTATTCAACTTGTAGAGAGCCCTCAACTTGAAAATTCGGAGATTAAGGAATATGTTGAGGATATTATGGGATGGGATCTTGAGGTTCTTGGCCCGAATAATATCACATTATTTAAGTAG